From Xyrauchen texanus isolate HMW12.3.18 chromosome 12, RBS_HiC_50CHRs, whole genome shotgun sequence, one genomic window encodes:
- the LOC127653008 gene encoding interleukin enhancer-binding factor 3 homolog isoform X2, which translates to MPPPLRHRSMRIFVNDDRHVMAKHSAVYPTQEELEGVQNMVSHTERALKAVSDWLDEQEKGNAKPTVLEADGDVEKETEPKSVDQPTRSLRGVMRVGLVAKGLLLKGDLDLELVLLCKDKPTITLLKKVAENLAVQLQLITEEKYDVQPCVHDATIVIKNSKEQPLTLTINLTSPLVREEAEKEAAGETLSVIDPLDVLDRQKCLTALASLRHAKWFQARANGLRSCVIVIRILRDLSARVPTWAPLRGWPLELLCEKAIGTGNRPMGAGEALRRVLECLASGILLADASGICDPCEKEPTDAIGHMNRQQREDITQSAQHALRLSAFGQLHKVLGMDPLPSKMPRKPRSETLIDYTVQIPPSTTYVPPMKRPMEEEETMDEKNPNKKKKKLNKKSPEEKAEPPQAMNALMRLNQLKPGLQYKLISQTGPVHVPVFTMAVDVEGKTFEASGPSKRTAKLHVAVKVLQDMGLPTGEQPKIAELVKQDEIMSTQETVQPPVTQMEPEPIPSTPTNMDNTTDESARQQGPILTKHGKNPVMELNEKRRGLKYELISETGGSHDKRFVMEVEIDGQKFQGTGSNKKVSKAYAALAALDKLFPEGSSPEPNKKKKMAPMHNTGFGMVGGSPADLTANPRGRGRGRGRGRGRGFNNGGGFNQGGYGSYGYGNNNNSGYSDFVSDCYGYHEFAT; encoded by the exons ATG CCTCCTCCACTTCGCCATCGCTCAATGCGTATCTTTGTAAACGACGACCGCCATGTGATGGCCAAGCACTCTGCCGTCTATCCCACCCAGGAGGAGCTGGAGGGGGTTCAGAATATGGTGTCCCACACCGAGCGAGCCCTCAAGGCCGTCTCCGATTGGCTGGATGAGCAAGAGAAAGGAAATGCCAAACCGACCGTCTTGGAGGCCGATGGAGATGTGGAGAAAGAGAC TGAGCCGAAGTCCGTGGATCAGCCCACTCGTTCCCTGCGTGGAGTGATGCGTGTGGGTCTGGTTGCCAAAGGTCTGCTGCTTAAGGGAGACCTTGACCTGGAGCTTGTTCTGTTATGCAAAGACAAGCCTACCATCACCCTGCTGAAGAAAGTGGCCGAGAACCTTGCAGTGCAGCTTCAG CTCATCACGGAAGAAAAATACGATGTCCAGCCATGTGTCCATGATGCCACCATCGTCATCAAAAACTCTAAAGAACAACCGTTGACCCTCACCATTAACCTGACTTCACCGCTCGTGAGGGAGGAGGCTGAGAAAGAGGCAGCTGGAG AAACGCTATCAGTCATCGATCCCCTGGATGTTCTGGACAGGCAGAAATGCCTGACTGCTCTGGCGTCCCTCCGCCACGCCAAGTGGTTCCAG GCCAGGGCTAATGGACTGCGCTCCTGTGTGATTGTCATCCGTATCCTGAGGGACCTGTCTGCTCGTGTTCCCACCTGGGCCCCTCTCCGAGGATGG CCCTTAGAACTTTTGTGCGAGAAAGCGATTGGCACTGGCAACCGGCCAATGGGAGCAGGAGAAGCTCTCCGCAGAGTTCTGGAGTGTCTTGCCTCTGGTATCCTCCTGGCAG ATGCTTCCGGCATCTGTGACCCTTGCGAAAAGGAACCAACAGATGCCATTGGTCACATGAATCGCCAGCAACGAGAGGACATCACTCAAAGTGCTCAG CATGCTTTAAGGCTTTCAGCTTTTGGACAGCTGCACAAAGTACTCGGCATGGACCCACTGCCCTCGAAAATGCCCAGGAAACCACGGAGTGAAACCCTTATTGACTACACAG TGCAAATTCCACCCAGCACAACCTATGTGCCGCCAATGAAACGCCCCATGGAGGAGGAGGAGACCATGGACGAGAAGAATCCAAACaagaaaaagaagaaattgaATAAGAAAT CCCCAGAAGAGAAGGCCGAACCACCGCAGGCAATGAACGCCCTGATGCGTCTCAACCAGCTGAAACCAGGGCTACAATATAAACTTATCTCTCAGACTGGACCGGTCCATGTGCCGGTGTTCACCATGGCCGTAGATGTGGAGGGAAAGACCTTTGAAGCCTCTGGGCCATCCAAACGCACTGCAAAACTACATGTAGCTGTTAAA GTCTTGCAGGATATGGGTCTGCCCACCGGAGAGCAGCCGAAGATAGCTGAATTAGTGAAGCAAGATGAGATAATGAGCACACAAGAGACTGTACAGCCTCCAGTGACCCAAATGGAGCCAGAGCCCATACCTTCAACACCAACTAACATGGACAATACCACCGATGAG AGTGCTCGACAACAGGGCCCCATCCTCACCAAACATGGAAAGAACCCTGTTATGGAGCTGAATGAAAAACGCAGAGGACTGAAGTACGAGCTCATCTCCGAAACTGGCGGAAGCCACGACAAACGCTTTGTCATGGAG GTGGAGATCGATGGACAGAAGTTTCAAGGTACAGGATCCAATAAGAAGGTCTCAAAAGCGTATGCAGCTCTTGCTGCTCTTGATAAACTGTTCCCAGAAGGCTCCAGTCCAGAACcaaacaagaagaagaaaatgGCTCCAATG CACAACACTGGGTTTGGGATGGTTGGTGGGTCACCTGCTGATCTCACAGCCAATCCCAGGGGCAGAGGAagagggcgtggcagggggcgTGGCAGAGGATTCAACAATGGTGGAGGATTTAATCAAG GTGGATATGGATCATATGGATACGGAAACAACAACAACTCTGGCTACA GTGACTTTGTCTCAGACTGCTATGGGTACCATGAGTTTGCGACATAA
- the LOC127653008 gene encoding interleukin enhancer-binding factor 3 homolog isoform X1 yields MPPPLRHRSMRIFVNDDRHVMAKHSAVYPTQEELEGVQNMVSHTERALKAVSDWLDEQEKGNAKPTVLEADGDVEKETEPKSVDQPTRSLRGVMRVGLVAKGLLLKGDLDLELVLLCKDKPTITLLKKVAENLAVQLQLITEEKYDVQPCVHDATIVIKNSKEQPLTLTINLTSPLVREEAEKEAAGETLSVIDPLDVLDRQKCLTALASLRHAKWFQARANGLRSCVIVIRILRDLSARVPTWAPLRGWPLELLCEKAIGTGNRPMGAGEALRRVLECLASGILLADASGICDPCEKEPTDAIGHMNRQQREDITQSAQHALRLSAFGQLHKVLGMDPLPSKMPRKPRSETLIDYTVQIPPSTTYVPPMKRPMEEEETMDEKNPNKKKKKLNKKSPEEKAEPPQAMNALMRLNQLKPGLQYKLISQTGPVHVPVFTMAVDVEGKTFEASGPSKRTAKLHVAVKVLQDMGLPTGEQPKIAELVKQDEIMSTQETVQPPVTQMEPEPIPSTPTNMDNTTDESARQQGPILTKHGKNPVMELNEKRRGLKYELISETGGSHDKRFVMEVEIDGQKFQGTGSNKKVSKAYAALAALDKLFPEGSSPEPNKKKKMAPMHNTGFGMVGGSPADLTANPRGRGRGRGRGRGRGFNNGGGFNQGGYGSYGYGNNNNSGYNFYNNGGSNGGSVTSAPGTTSPATNTSTGATAGAGGFSSYYQSDGGYAFPAASAKTVGKKPPMHQGNKPQGSGNLTGQGGGGGCSFGQYGQGFGPAKKNFGQAQGGGGGTGNFNYSTAYPSQVTGGQEYSYEGYGNQSNYSSQGGANQGFGGNATSYNSGTAGYGRGDPNMNYQYR; encoded by the exons ATG CCTCCTCCACTTCGCCATCGCTCAATGCGTATCTTTGTAAACGACGACCGCCATGTGATGGCCAAGCACTCTGCCGTCTATCCCACCCAGGAGGAGCTGGAGGGGGTTCAGAATATGGTGTCCCACACCGAGCGAGCCCTCAAGGCCGTCTCCGATTGGCTGGATGAGCAAGAGAAAGGAAATGCCAAACCGACCGTCTTGGAGGCCGATGGAGATGTGGAGAAAGAGAC TGAGCCGAAGTCCGTGGATCAGCCCACTCGTTCCCTGCGTGGAGTGATGCGTGTGGGTCTGGTTGCCAAAGGTCTGCTGCTTAAGGGAGACCTTGACCTGGAGCTTGTTCTGTTATGCAAAGACAAGCCTACCATCACCCTGCTGAAGAAAGTGGCCGAGAACCTTGCAGTGCAGCTTCAG CTCATCACGGAAGAAAAATACGATGTCCAGCCATGTGTCCATGATGCCACCATCGTCATCAAAAACTCTAAAGAACAACCGTTGACCCTCACCATTAACCTGACTTCACCGCTCGTGAGGGAGGAGGCTGAGAAAGAGGCAGCTGGAG AAACGCTATCAGTCATCGATCCCCTGGATGTTCTGGACAGGCAGAAATGCCTGACTGCTCTGGCGTCCCTCCGCCACGCCAAGTGGTTCCAG GCCAGGGCTAATGGACTGCGCTCCTGTGTGATTGTCATCCGTATCCTGAGGGACCTGTCTGCTCGTGTTCCCACCTGGGCCCCTCTCCGAGGATGG CCCTTAGAACTTTTGTGCGAGAAAGCGATTGGCACTGGCAACCGGCCAATGGGAGCAGGAGAAGCTCTCCGCAGAGTTCTGGAGTGTCTTGCCTCTGGTATCCTCCTGGCAG ATGCTTCCGGCATCTGTGACCCTTGCGAAAAGGAACCAACAGATGCCATTGGTCACATGAATCGCCAGCAACGAGAGGACATCACTCAAAGTGCTCAG CATGCTTTAAGGCTTTCAGCTTTTGGACAGCTGCACAAAGTACTCGGCATGGACCCACTGCCCTCGAAAATGCCCAGGAAACCACGGAGTGAAACCCTTATTGACTACACAG TGCAAATTCCACCCAGCACAACCTATGTGCCGCCAATGAAACGCCCCATGGAGGAGGAGGAGACCATGGACGAGAAGAATCCAAACaagaaaaagaagaaattgaATAAGAAAT CCCCAGAAGAGAAGGCCGAACCACCGCAGGCAATGAACGCCCTGATGCGTCTCAACCAGCTGAAACCAGGGCTACAATATAAACTTATCTCTCAGACTGGACCGGTCCATGTGCCGGTGTTCACCATGGCCGTAGATGTGGAGGGAAAGACCTTTGAAGCCTCTGGGCCATCCAAACGCACTGCAAAACTACATGTAGCTGTTAAA GTCTTGCAGGATATGGGTCTGCCCACCGGAGAGCAGCCGAAGATAGCTGAATTAGTGAAGCAAGATGAGATAATGAGCACACAAGAGACTGTACAGCCTCCAGTGACCCAAATGGAGCCAGAGCCCATACCTTCAACACCAACTAACATGGACAATACCACCGATGAG AGTGCTCGACAACAGGGCCCCATCCTCACCAAACATGGAAAGAACCCTGTTATGGAGCTGAATGAAAAACGCAGAGGACTGAAGTACGAGCTCATCTCCGAAACTGGCGGAAGCCACGACAAACGCTTTGTCATGGAG GTGGAGATCGATGGACAGAAGTTTCAAGGTACAGGATCCAATAAGAAGGTCTCAAAAGCGTATGCAGCTCTTGCTGCTCTTGATAAACTGTTCCCAGAAGGCTCCAGTCCAGAACcaaacaagaagaagaaaatgGCTCCAATG CACAACACTGGGTTTGGGATGGTTGGTGGGTCACCTGCTGATCTCACAGCCAATCCCAGGGGCAGAGGAagagggcgtggcagggggcgTGGCAGAGGATTCAACAATGGTGGAGGATTTAATCAAG GTGGATATGGATCATATGGATACGGAAACAACAACAACTCTGGCTACA ATTTCTATAATAACGGAGGGTCCAATGGAGGTTCAGTAACCTCAGCTCCTGGAACAACAAGTCCAGCCACAAACACCTCCACTGGGGCAACGGCAGGAGCGGGTGGCTTCAGCTCGTATTACCAGAGTGATGGAGGCTACGCTTTCCCTGCGGCTTCAGCCAAAACGGTTGGCAAGAAGCCACCCATGCACCAGGGCAACAAGCCTCAAGGATCCGGAAATCTCACCGGTCAAGGAGGTGGTGGTGGTTGTTCCTTCGGTCAGTACGGCCAAGGCTTCGGACCGGCCAAGAAGAACTTCGGCCAGGCTCAAGGCGGCGGAGGAGGGACTGGGAACTTCAACTACAGCACGGCTTACCCCTCGCAGGTGACCGGAGGTCAAGAATACAGCTATGAAG GTTACGGCAACCAATCAAACTACAGCTCACAGGGCGGAGCCAATCAGGGCTTTGGTGGTAACGCCACCTCCTACAACAGTGGAACTGCAGGATACGGCCGTGGAGATCCCAATATGAACTACCAGTACCGATAA